AAACAACTTATTCTTACAAAAGTGTAATAGCCGTATTGCATTCTAAATAGGCACAATATCAATATTATAGAAATAATACCTGCTATTAAATTCTTACTTGTCTTGATAGTATTCTCTGTCATCTCCGTAAAATGGGTTTGATACATGATGTGCTTTGCTGGTAAGTCCTGCTAACATAGCAGAAAGAATGAGTGCTCCGATAAGAAGAGGCAGGAATTTACGCCATGCCCATTGAATTAGTGCTTCCATAATTGAAGGTTTAGTTTATGATAAAATCTTGTTGTTCCCACAGAATAGGTTTAACGCAATACGATCGTTAATAAGGTTTTGGGGAAAAGGGAGTAACTCAGAGATATTTACAGAGGGATTCGGTAATCAAGCTGAAAAAAGCCCTAAAAGTGATTGTTTGTACTTGCAAGTCCCGAACAAGGAAGGTAAAAAAAATAAGCGTGGGACTTAAGCCACGCTGTATATAGAAGGTTCTGGTATAAACCCAACGGTACAGACGAGTAAGCCCACGCTATGGCGTAGGCGTTCAAGCCTGCATGCTGTTCCGTTTTAAAAATTTACCAGATTTTCTATAAACAGTATGCGCTAAACGCTACTAAGATTTTAACGTGGTAAAGATAGAAAAAAATGTTATTCAGTTAAAGGGACTATTTTGCCTTCTTCTTTTTAGGCTTTTTAATGAGGGGAATATTCGTAAGGCTATGAACCAAGTCTCCGAACTTGACGGGTTGAATTTCTATGAGTTTAGTATTTTTTATGTTTTTAGGTTTGTCCATAAACCAGTTTGTTATAAGTTAACGGAACACTAATTCGTTCCATTAATAATGCAAATCTACTACCTTCTTTTTCTTTTCTTGTATTGAATCTGAAAGTTTGTTCATCGCAGTAGCGTTGAAGGTGCTTAGCACTCAGTTTATAATACGTCCCTCTTATCATGTTCTTAAAATGTGTCCAAAAGTTTTCAATGTTATTGGTAGAATATCCACGAGGACTTTTATATTGATAAAGATGATGCTTTGCAACTTCTCTTTTATACCTTTCTTTTAGTTTTTTGACATCAAAATAATTATCGGTTACCCATCTGCTTCCTTCCTTTATTGAATCTGTTATAATCGGAATTATTGAGTCCCCAAGTGTATTTGGAATAACAGCAGTCTTTACACTGCCATTTTTTTCCATCATACCAAGCACCGGAACTTTATCAGGCGAATCTCTTGTCGTTCGATGGGAGTAAAGCACCTTTTTATCATAGTGTCTGTTTTTGTTCTTTCCACCCACGAACGTTTCGTCGCTTGAAACTGTACCTTCTAATTTAACGCCATCCTGCTTTAGTAGTTCTCTTATCTTATGACCAAGTAACCATGCTGATTTTTGAGTTATCTCTAAGTCTCTTGCCAACTGACAGCTACTAATGCCTCTTTTATGAGAACTGATAAGAAACAAAGCCAACATAAACTTTGGTAATGGAAGTTTAGTACTGGAGAATATCGTTCCAGTTGTAGTATAGAAATATTCCTTACAATTACCACACTTGAACTTATTGCCAAGTTTAAAACGATAAATCTTATCGTGCCCACAATATAAACATCGTATATGTCCTTTCCATCTCCACCATTCTATATACTCTAAGCAGGTCTCTCGGTCTTTAAAATGTCTGGTAAAGTCAATGATATTATTGAACTCATTAGGTGTTTTAATCTCAAACATTAGGTTGAAAATCTTTTAAGGTTAAAGCGGGATAAGATTTTCAATAATGGAAGTTCGCTATTGCAATTTTAATAGGGTATGCATATATTAGCTTAAAAAACTAATTATGAGAAACGATGAAAAATTATTCTATTTAGCCACAACAAGCACTGGACAGGTTTTATTGAATAAAAGACAAATAGAATCGGCGTTCAATAAAAGTGCTAATGAAACCGAAATAACTAT
The Ferruginibacter albus DNA segment above includes these coding regions:
- a CDS encoding IS1595 family transposase is translated as MFEIKTPNEFNNIIDFTRHFKDRETCLEYIEWWRWKGHIRCLYCGHDKIYRFKLGNKFKCGNCKEYFYTTTGTIFSSTKLPLPKFMLALFLISSHKRGISSCQLARDLEITQKSAWLLGHKIRELLKQDGVKLEGTVSSDETFVGGKNKNRHYDKKVLYSHRTTRDSPDKVPVLGMMEKNGSVKTAVIPNTLGDSIIPIITDSIKEGSRWVTDNYFDVKKLKERYKREVAKHHLYQYKSPRGYSTNNIENFWTHFKNMIRGTYYKLSAKHLQRYCDEQTFRFNTRKEKEGSRFALLMERISVPLTYNKLVYGQT